One segment of Arvicanthis niloticus isolate mArvNil1 chromosome 5, mArvNil1.pat.X, whole genome shotgun sequence DNA contains the following:
- the Adgrb2 gene encoding adhesion G protein-coupled receptor B2 isoform X3, whose protein sequence is MTPACPLLLSVILSLRLATAFDPAPSACSALASGVLYGAFSLQDLFPTIASGCSWTLENPDPTKYSLYLRFNRQEQVCTHFAPRLLPLDHYLVNFTCLRPGPEEATAGAESEVGRPEEEEEAAASGLELCGGSGPFTFLHFDKNFVQLCLSAEPSEAPRLLAPAALAFRFVEVLLINNNNSSQFTCGVLCRWSEECGRAAGRACGFAQPGCSCPGEAGASPATTTPPGPPAAHTLSNALVPGGPAPPAEADLHSGSSNDLFTTEMRYGEDPEEEPKVKTQWPRSADEPGLYMAQTGDPAAEEWSPWSVCSLTCGQGLQVRTRSCVSSPYGTLCSGPLRETRLCNNSATCPVHGVWEEWGSWSLCSRSCGRGSRSRMRTCVPPQHGGKACEGPELQTKLCSMAACPVEGQWLEWGPWGPCSSSCANGTQQRSRKCSVAGPAWATCAGALTDTRECSNLDCPAADGKWGPWNAWSLCSKTCDTGWQRRFRMCQASGTQGYPCEGTGEEVKPCSEKRCPAFHEMCRDEYVMLMTWKRAAAGEIIYNKCPPNASGSASRRCLLSAQGVAYWGLPSFARCISHEYRYLYLSLREHLAKGQRMLAGEGMSQVVRSLQELLARRTYYSGDLLFSVDILRNVTDTFKRATYVPSADDVQRFFQVVSFMVDSENKDKWDDAQQVSPGSVHLLRVVEDFIHLVGDALKAFQSSLIVTDNLVISIQREPISAVSSDITFPMRGRRGMKDWVRHSEDRLFLPKEVLSLSSPGKPATPGAATAGSPGRGRGPGTVPPGPGHAHQRLLPADPEESSSYFVIGAVLYRTLGLILPPPRPPLAVTSRVMTVTVRPPTQPPAEPLITVELSFIMNGTTDPHCASWDYSRADASSGDWNTESCQTLETQAAHTRCQCQHLSTFAVLAQPPKDLTLELAGAPSVPLVIGCAVSCMALLTLLAIYAAFWRFIKSERSIILLNFCLSILASNILILVGQSRVLSKGVCTMTAAFLHFFFLSSFCWVLTEAWQSYLAVIGRMRTRLVRKRFLCLGWGLPALVVAVSVGFTRTKGYGTSSYCWLSLEGGLLYAFVGPAAVIVLVNMLIGIIVFNKLMARDGVSDKSKKQRAGASLWSSCVVLPLLALTWMSAVLAMTDRRSVLFQALFAVFNSAQGFVITAVHCFLRREVQDVVKCQMGVCRADESEDSPDSCKNGQLQILSDFEKDVDLACQTVLFKEVNTCNPSTITGTLSRLSLDEDEEPKSCLVGPEGGLSFSPLPGNILVPMAASPGLGEPPPPQETNPVYMCGEGGLRQLDLTWLRPSEPGSEGDYMVLPRRTLSLQPGGGGTGSEEAPRARPEGTPRRAAKTVAHTEGYPSFLSVEHSGLGLGPAYGSLQNPYGMTFQPPPPTPSARQVPEPGERSRTMPRTVPGSTMKLGSLERKKLRYSDLDFEKVMHTRKRHSELYHELNQKFHTFDRYRSQSSAKEKPSPPGGRPGLSQHRRHQSWSTFKSMTLGSLPPKPRERLALHRTAAWEPTEPPDGDFQTEV, encoded by the exons ATGACCCCAGCCTGTCCCCTCTTACTGTCTGTGATTCTGTCCCTGCGCCTGGCCACGGCCTTCGACCCTGCCCCCAGTGCCTGCTCTGCCCTGGCCTCGGGCGTGCTCTACGGGGCCTTCTCGCTGCAGGACCTCTTTCCCACCATCGCCTCGGGCTGCTCCTGGACCCTGGAGAACCCAGACCCCACCAAGTACTCCCTCTACCTGCGCTTCAACCGGCAGGAGCAGGTGTGCACACACTTTGCCCCGCGCCTGCTGCCCCTGGACCACTACCTGGTCAACTTTACCTGCCTGCGGCCTGGTCCGGAGGAAGCCACAGCCGGGGCAGAATCGGAGGTGGGGcggccagaggaggaggaggaggcggcagcATCGGGGCTGGAGTTGTGTGGTGGCTCAGGCCCCTTTACCTTTCTGCACTTCGACAAGAACTTTGTGCAGCTGTGCCTGTCGGCTGAGCCCTCCGAGGCCCCGCGTCTGCTAGCGCCTGCTGCCCTGGCCTTCCGCTTTGTGGAAGTTTTgcttatcaacaacaacaactccaGCCAGTTCACCTGCGGAGTGCTCTGCCGCTGGAGTGAGGAGTGTGGCCGGGCTGCAGGCCGGGCTTGTGGCTTTGCTCAGCCAGGGTGTAGTTGCCCTGGGGAGGCCGGGGCCAGCCCTGCCACCACCACACCTCCGGGGCCTCCGGCTGCCCACACCCTATCCAATGCCCTGGTGCCTGGGGGCCCAGCCCCTCCTGCTGAGGCCGACTTGCACTCGGGGAGCAGCAATGACCTGTTCACCACCGAGATGAGATATG GTGAGGATCCGGAAGAGGAACCGAAGGTGAAAACCCAGTGGCCAAGGTCTGCAGATGAGCCTGGGCTATACATGGCGCAGACAG GCGACCCAGCAGCTGAGGAGTGGTCCCCGTGGAGCGTGTGTTCCCTGACGTGTGGGCAGGGTCTGCAAGTGCGGACCCGCTCCTGCGTGTCCTCCCCCTATGGGACCCTGTGCAGCGGGCCCCTCCGGGAGACCCGGCTTTGCAACAATTCAGCCACCTGCCCAG TGCACGGCGTGTGGGAGGAGTGGGGGTCCTGGAGCCTGTGCTCCCGCAGCTGCGGGCGGGGGTCCCGGAGCCGGATGCGGACCTGCGTGCCCCCCCAGCACGGCGGCAAGGCCTGCGAGGGTCCCGAGCTGCAGACTAAACTCTGCAGTATGGCCGCCTGCCCGG TGGAAGGCCAGTGGCTAGAATGGGGTCCCTGGGGCCCATGCTCGTCATCTTGTGCTAATGGGACCCAGCAGCGCAGCCGGAAATGCAGTGTGGCGGGTCCAGCCTGGGCCACGTGTGCAGGTGCCCTCACTGATACCCGTGAGTGCAGCAATCTCGATTGTCCGG CCGCTGATGGCAAGTGGGGGCCGTGGAACGCATGGAGCCTGTGCTCCAAGACATGTGACACGGGCTGGCAACGCCGCTTCCGCATGTGCCAGGCTTCCGGTACTCAGGGCTACCCTTGCGAAGGCACAGGAGAGGAAGTGAAGCCCTGCAGTGAGAAGAGGTGTCCAG CCTTCCATGAGATGTGCAGGGATGAATACGTGATGCTGATGACGTGGAAGAGGGCAGCAGCTGGCGAGATCATTTACAACAAATGTCCCCCTAATGCCTCGG GTTCTGCTAGCCGCCGCTGTCTCCTCAGTGCCCAGGGCGTGGCATACTGGGGACTGCCCAGCTTTGCTCGTTGCATATCTCATGAATATCGCTACCTGTACCTATCA CTTCGGGAACACCTGGCTAAGGGCCAGCGCATGCTGGCAGGTGAGGGCATGTCACAGGTGGTGCGGAGCCTGCAGGAGCTACTGGCACGGCGCACTTATTACAGCGGGGACCTGCTCTTCTCTGTGGACATCCTAAGGAACGTCACTGACACCTTCAAGAGGGCCACCTATGTCCCTTCTGCTGATGACGTGCAG CGTTTCTTCCAGGTGGTGAGCTTCATGGTGGattcagaaaacaaagataaGTGGGATGACGCTCAGCAG GTGTCGCCCGGCTCTGTGCACCTGCTGCGTGTTGTGGAAGATTTCATTCACCTCGTGGGCGATGCTCTCAAGGCCTTCCAGAGCTCTCTCATCGTCACGGACAATCTGG TGatcagcattcagagagagcctATCTCAGCGGTGTCCAGTGACATCACATTTCCCATGCGGGGCCGCAGGGGCATGAAGGACTGGGTGCGACACTCAGAGGATCGCCTCTTCCTACCCAAGGAGGTGCTCAGCCTGTCCTCCCCAGGGAAGCCAGCCACACCTGGGGCAGCTACCGCAGGCAGCCCGGGCAGGGGGAGGGGCCCAGGAACGGTACCTCCTGGCCCAGGCCACGCCCACCAGCGTCTTCTCCCAGCTGACCCCGAAGAGTCCTCCTCCTACTTCGTGATCGGTGCTGTGCTCTACCGCACCCTTGGCCTCATCCTGCCACCCCCCAG GCCTCCACTTGCGGTCACCTCCCGGGTGATGACAGTGACCGTGCGTCCCCCCACCCAGCCTCCAGCTGAGCCCCTCATTACGGTGGAGCTCTCGTTCATCATGAAT GGCACCACCGATCCGCACTGTGCCAGCTGGGACTACTCGAGAGC AGATGCCAGCTCAGGGGACTGGAACACCGAGAGCTGCCAGACCTTGGAGACCCAGGCAGCTCACACCCGCTGCCAGTGCCAGCACCTGTCCACCTTTGCCGTCCTGGCCCAGCCACCCAAGGACCTG ACCCTGGAGCTGGCAGGTGCTCCCTCTGTCCCCCTGGTGATCGGCTGTGCGGTGTCCTGCATGGCTCTGCTCACACTGCTTGCCATCTATGCAGCCTTCTGGAG GTTTATAAAATCAGAACGCTCCATCATCTTGCTGAACTTCTGCCTGTCCATCCTGGCTTCCAACATTCTGATCCTCGTGGGCCAGTCCCGGGTGCTGAGCAAG GGCGTATGCACCATGACGGCTGCCTTCCTACACTTCTTCTTTCTGTCCTCCTTTTGCTGGGTGCTTACAGAGGCCTGGCAATCCTATCTGGCTGTCATCGGGCGGATGCGCACCCGCCTGGTTCGCAAACGCTTCCTCTGCCTGGGCTGGG GTCTACCTGCCCTGGTGGTGGCTGTGTCTGTTGGCTTTACTCGCACCAAAGGATATGGTACATCCAGCTA CTGCTGGCTGTCCCTAGAGGGAGGCCTGCTCTACGCCTTTGTGGGTCCAGCGGCAGTCATTGTCCTG GTGAACATGCTTATTGGAATCATCGTCTTCAACAAGCTCATGGCCCGAGATGGCGTCTCAGACAAATCTAAGAAGCAAAGGGCCGG GGCTTCACTCTGGAGTTCCTGTGTGGTACTGCCTCTCCTGGCGCTAACCTGGATGTCTGCTGTCCTGGCTATGACAGATCGCCGCTCCGTCCTATTCCAGGCGCTCTTTGCCGTTTTCAACTCTGCGCAAGGCTTTGTCATCACCGCTGTGCACTGCTTCTTACGCCGAGAG GTACAGGACGTGGTAAAATGTCAGATGGGTGTGTGCCGCGCTGACGAGAGCGAGGACTCCCCAGACTCATGCAAGAATGGGCAGCTGCAGATCCTG TCAGACTTTGAAAAGGACGTGGATCTGGCTTGTCAGACAG TTCTGTTCAAGGAGGTCAACACTTGCAACCCGTCCACCATCACCGGCACTCTGTCCCGTCTGTCTCTGGATGAGGATGAGGAACCCAAGTCCTGTCTCGTGGGTCCTGAGGGTGGCCTCAGCTTCTCACCACTACCTGGGAACATCCTAGTACCCATGGCAGCATCACCAGGTCTAGGggagccaccaccaccccaggaGACCAaccctgtgtacatgtgtggggaGGGTGGCCTGCGGCAGTTGGACCTTACATGGCTACGGCCAAGTGAACCAGGCTCTGAGGGGGACTACATGGTGCTGCCCCGGCGGACTTTGAGCCTGCAGCCTGGCGGTGGGGGTACAGGGAGTGAGGAGGCCCCGAGGGCCCGGCCTGAGGGGACCCCCCGGCGGGCTGCCAAGACGGTGGCCCACACTGAAGGCTACCCCAGCTTCCTGTCTGTGGAGCACTCTGGTCTAGGGCTGGGCCCTGCCTATGGGTCTCTCCAGAACCCATATGGGATGACCTTCCAACCACCACCACCGACACCCAGCGCCCGCCAAGTACCAGAGCCAGGAGAACGTAGCCGGACCATGCCCCGTACAGTGCCTGGTTCCACCATGAAGCTGGGCTCCCTTGAG CGGAAGAAGCTTCGGTATTCAGACTTGGACTTTGAG AAGGTGATGCACACCCGGAAACGGCACTCGGAACTCTACCACGAGCTCAACCAGAAGTTCCACACTTTCGACCGCTACCGTAGCCAGTCTTCAGCCAAG GAGAAACCCAGCCCCCCCGGGGGACGCCCTGGCTTGTCCCAGCATAGGAGGCATCAAAGCTGGAGCACCTTCAAATCTATGACACTGGGCTCACTGCCCCCCAAGCCCCGAGAACGGCTGGCCCTGCACCGGACAGCAGCCTGGGAGCCCACAGAACCACCAGACGGCGACTTCCAGACAGAGGTGTGA